The following DNA comes from Azotosporobacter soli.
TGCGACTGGATCGAGAAAAGGCGAAGTCTTGCGCAACATTGCCGTGGACGAGTCTTTACAGGGCGAAGGACTTACGGCGAGCGTCGTCAGCCATTTGATGAAGCAGGCAAGCCGCCAGGGGTTACACCATTACTTCTTGTTTACCAAGCCGTCAACCGCGGCTCAATTTACAGCACTGGGCTTTAAAGAGATTGCCCGCAGTGAACCCCATGCCGTTTTATTGGAAACGGGCATGGGTTCTGTTGCTTCTTATTGCAAAGACCTCGCGAATAAAGCGGCGATCTTGCCTAAAGGAAATCGGGCGGCTCTTGTCGTGAACTGCAATCCGTTTACGCTAGGGCATAAGGCGGTAATCGCTAAGGCTGCGGCAGAGAATGATGCGGTCATTGTTTTTGTCGTCAGCGAGGAAGGCTCGCTGTTTCCGTTCTCGGTACGTTATCGCTTGGTGCAGGAAGGTGTACGCGAATATAAGAACGTATTGGTCTTACCGGGTGGCCCATACATCATATCGGCCGCCACCTTTCCGGCGTACTTCACACGCGGCGACGCAGCCGTTGCAGCGCAAACGCGCCTCGATGTGACTGTCTTTGCCCACCATATCGCGCCGGCACTTGGCGTTACGCGGCGTTACGTAGGGACAGAACCATACTGCGCGGTTACTGACGCATACAATCTGGCGATGATGGATATTTTGCCGGAATACGGAGTTGAATTGCGAGAAATGCCGCGTGTAATGACAGGGGACAAAGTGATCAGTGCGTCTACGGTCAGAGAACTGATAAAAAAAGATGACTGGGAAAATCTGCGAGAACTGGTTCCTGAAACGACCTATCAATACCTGATTTCAGAAGAGGCGGCAGAGGTGATCCGTAGGGTGAAGGGCAGCGCGTCGAGACATTGATGGATTGTAAATTAACTAAATATTTTAAAATGGAATTTTGTATACAAAATACAAATGGCGTGATATAATAGGGGTGAAAAACCATGGAGGTGTGCTTTATGCGTATAGAAAAAGATTTTCTTGGAGAAATTGAAATTCCGGACAATTTGTACTACGGAGTGCAAACGACACGAGCTTTGCATAATTTTGCCATTACGGGTCACACGCTCAATGAAGATTTTATCGTGGCGCTGGCAATTGTTAAAGTGGCGGCTGCGCGTGCAAATATGCGTACTGGCCGCATGCCGGCTAAAGTCGGCAAAGCTCTTGTTGCGGCAGGCGAAGAAATCATTGCCGGAAAATGGCATGATCAATTTGTCGTTGACTGCATCCAAGGCGGTGCAGGTACTTCGATGAACATGAATACCAATGAAGTCATGGCCAATCGCGCACTGGAAATCATGGGCGAGCAAAAGGGCAATTATGCGCTTGTTTCGCCGAACAACCATGTGAACATGGCACAATCGACCAATGACGTCATTCCGACGGCGATTCGCATCTGCACGATTCGCAAAGCGAAAAAACTGATTGATGCGATGAACGGTTTGGCGCATGCATTTGTTGCCAAAGGCGACGAATTCAGCGGTGTACTGAAAATGGGCCGCACGCATTTGCAAGATGCCGTGCCAATCACAATGGGACAAGAGTTTTATGCGTATGCGGAAGCGGTTAAGCGTTCGATGCGTCGGATCCAGGCGATTGTCAAGAATCTGCATATCGTCAACATGGGCGCGACTGCTGTCGGTACCGGCCTGAATGCGGAACCGGAATACATCCAATTCGTTGCGCAAGAATTGTCGGACCTGACGGGTGAAGCGATCATTTCCGCTAACAATCTGGTTGATGCAACGCAAAACACCGACGAGTTGGCGGAAATTTCCGGTACTTTGAAAGTAGCGGCGCTGGCTCTTTCTAAGATTGCCAATGACCTGCGCTTGATGGCTTCCGGTCCTCGCTGCGGCTTGAACGAACTGGCGCTGCCTGCAATGCAACCCGGTTCGTCGATTATGCCTGGCAAAGTTAATCCGGTTATTCCGGAAACCGTGAACCAAGTGGCGTTCCAAGTAATCGGCAATGATCTGGCAATCAGTTTGGCTGTTGAAGCCGGTCAATTCGAGCTGAATGTCATGGAACCGGTTATGGCATATAATCTTTTCAATTCAATGACAATCCTGACCAATGTGGTCAATACGCTCAATCATAAGTGCATCCAAGGCGTAAAAGCCAATG
Coding sequences within:
- a CDS encoding aspartate ammonia-lyase; this translates as MRIEKDFLGEIEIPDNLYYGVQTTRALHNFAITGHTLNEDFIVALAIVKVAAARANMRTGRMPAKVGKALVAAGEEIIAGKWHDQFVVDCIQGGAGTSMNMNTNEVMANRALEIMGEQKGNYALVSPNNHVNMAQSTNDVIPTAIRICTIRKAKKLIDAMNGLAHAFVAKGDEFSGVLKMGRTHLQDAVPITMGQEFYAYAEAVKRSMRRIQAIVKNLHIVNMGATAVGTGLNAEPEYIQFVAQELSDLTGEAIISANNLVDATQNTDELAEISGTLKVAALALSKIANDLRLMASGPRCGLNELALPAMQPGSSIMPGKVNPVIPETVNQVAFQVIGNDLAISLAVEAGQFELNVMEPVMAYNLFNSMTILTNVVNTLNHKCIQGVKANVERCNELVGASVGVMTALLPHIGYEQSSLIAKEALSTGRPVKEIILSKGLLSAEKLEVILSPSEMTKPGIAGKQFLAAAEVCK
- the citC gene encoding [citrate (pro-3S)-lyase] ligase, producing MLWGQVEERSIDLANQRQVGQVREFLAPFSLSFDGLVDYTVGFYRDGKLVATGSRKGEVLRNIAVDESLQGEGLTASVVSHLMKQASRQGLHHYFLFTKPSTAAQFTALGFKEIARSEPHAVLLETGMGSVASYCKDLANKAAILPKGNRAALVVNCNPFTLGHKAVIAKAAAENDAVIVFVVSEEGSLFPFSVRYRLVQEGVREYKNVLVLPGGPYIISAATFPAYFTRGDAAVAAQTRLDVTVFAHHIAPALGVTRRYVGTEPYCAVTDAYNLAMMDILPEYGVELREMPRVMTGDKVISASTVRELIKKDDWENLRELVPETTYQYLISEEAAEVIRRVKGSASRH